GCTGAGAGTCTTCTTTTCACACCTGGAGATGTCGATGAGCTTGCCGATCGCATGGAGAGTGTCCTTTCTATGTCTAGGGAACAGATCTTGAACGTAGGGTTGAAGCTGAGAGAAAGGCTCTTAAAGCGTTTTGGCAATGAAGAAACTAGGAAGAAGCTCTTAGAGGTTTTCAGCCTGTGAAGTGTAGATTAGAATGCGATGCTAATTTCCCTAATACTTTTCACAGCCCAGGCATTGAATCTTGGATTACAGGCTTCTTAAGGGGCAGGAGGTATGACAGTGCTCTTGATATAGGCTGCGGCTTAGGCCTCATGGCCTTCTTCCTTAAGATATTCTTGGACAACGTGAATTACCTAGTCGGCTTAGATATTTCGCGCGATAAGGTTTT
The Candidatus Nezhaarchaeota archaeon DNA segment above includes these coding regions:
- a CDS encoding class I SAM-dependent methyltransferase, which translates into the protein MKCRLECDANFPNTFHSPGIESWITGFLRGRRYDSALDIGCGLGLMAFFLKIFLDNVNYLVGLDISRDKVFKAKKTRLYDDLIVADARSLPFRGNSFDLALSIGISAYFNLEEVLRGGREYRA